A genomic segment from Gossypium hirsutum isolate 1008001.06 chromosome D04, Gossypium_hirsutum_v2.1, whole genome shotgun sequence encodes:
- the LOC107911566 gene encoding uncharacterized protein, whose translation MAETYMNMGYTILTPPMIPIFRKEINSLKTNRSAIVVAVKAFKFCNYRRAHRISCAAARRRIRYENDDDEEEKANGYNKEIAMLEIYSQSAREEALIVHAFVDEQQVEVLIFKGFSSCLSYGTSPDPSKSVIPKRAVINSIDRIKGPFDPSNIQYIEKGLDWESFKSRLAST comes from the exons ATGGCCGAAACATATATGAACATGGGCTACACAATTCTCACACCTCCAATGATACCCATTTTCCGCAAGGAAATAAACTCCTTAAAAACCAATCGTTCCGCCATTGTCGTCGCCGTTAAAGCTTTTAAGTTCTGCAATTATCGAAGAGCTCACCGCATTTCTTGTGCTGCTGCAAGAAGAAGAATCAGATATGAAAacgatgatgatgaagaagaaaaagCAAATGGGTATAACAAAGAGATCGCAATGCTCGAAATTTATAGCCAATCCGCTAGAGAAGAAGCTCTTATTGTTCATGCATTTGTGGATGAACAACAAGTTGAGGTTCTTATTTTCAAG GGGTTTTCATCGTGTTTGAGCTATGGGACATCACCAGATCCATCAAAGAGTGTAATACCAAAAAGAGCAGTGATAAACTCCATTGATAGAATCAAAGGTCCTTTTGATCCTTCCAACATACAATACATTGAAAAAGGTCTCGATTGGGAATCTTTCAAGTCCCGCTTAGCTTCTACCTAG